From the Streptomyces syringium genome, one window contains:
- the pdxR gene encoding MocR-like pyridoxine biosynthesis transcription factor PdxR yields MAENWVNWAERIGRDLHLELSGPGSRRAVLIRALRDAVRSGQLAPDTRLPPYRSLAADLGLARNTVADAYAELVAEGWLTARQGSGTRVARRAAPPRPVRVPKKSPAGPPRPTHNLRQGQPDAASFPRGAWLTAGRRALNAAPNDAFGPGDPRGRHELRRALADYLARSRGVRTDPERIVICSGFAPALRLLFGGVLRGPLAVESYGLDFHRRLLAAASVRTVPVAVDEHGARTEELAAHKQVRTVLLTPAHQFPTGGPLHPERRAEVVDWARARGGLVLEDDYDGEFRYDRQPVGAVQGLDPERVVYIGSVSKSLSPAIRLGWMVLPDHLVDPVLAVKGEREAWAGVLDQLTLADFIDSGAYDRHLRRMRQRYRDRRDRLVTALAERAPHIRATGVAAGLHAVLELPPGTEQSTLKAATWQGLAVDGLAEFRHPQATTPRADGLVVGFGTPPDHAYGAALDALCRALPPG; encoded by the coding sequence ATGGCGGAGAACTGGGTCAATTGGGCGGAGCGGATCGGCCGCGACCTGCATCTGGAGCTGTCCGGGCCGGGCAGCCGCCGTGCGGTGCTCATCCGGGCGCTGCGCGATGCCGTCCGCTCGGGCCAACTGGCGCCGGACACCCGGCTGCCGCCCTACCGTTCGCTCGCCGCCGACCTCGGGCTCGCCCGCAACACCGTCGCCGACGCCTACGCCGAACTGGTCGCCGAGGGCTGGCTCACCGCCCGTCAGGGTTCCGGCACCCGGGTGGCCCGGCGGGCCGCGCCGCCGAGGCCCGTACGGGTACCGAAGAAGAGCCCGGCGGGCCCGCCACGGCCCACGCACAATCTGCGGCAGGGGCAGCCCGACGCCGCCTCCTTCCCCCGTGGCGCCTGGCTCACCGCCGGCCGCCGCGCGCTGAACGCTGCCCCCAACGACGCCTTCGGGCCCGGCGATCCACGCGGCCGGCACGAACTGCGGCGGGCGCTGGCCGACTATCTGGCGCGGTCCCGGGGCGTGCGGACGGACCCCGAGCGGATCGTGATCTGCTCGGGCTTCGCGCCCGCCCTGCGGCTGCTGTTCGGGGGCGTGCTGCGCGGTCCGCTGGCCGTGGAGTCCTACGGGCTCGACTTCCACCGCCGGCTGCTGGCCGCCGCCTCGGTGCGTACCGTGCCGGTCGCTGTCGACGAACACGGGGCGCGCACCGAGGAGTTGGCCGCGCACAAGCAGGTGCGGACGGTGCTGCTCACGCCCGCCCATCAGTTCCCGACCGGCGGGCCGCTGCACCCCGAGCGGCGCGCGGAGGTCGTCGACTGGGCGCGTGCCCGGGGCGGGCTGGTGCTGGAGGACGACTACGACGGGGAGTTCCGTTACGACCGGCAGCCCGTCGGCGCCGTGCAGGGCCTGGACCCCGAGCGGGTCGTCTACATCGGATCGGTCAGCAAGAGCCTGTCCCCCGCAATCCGGCTCGGCTGGATGGTGCTCCCGGACCACCTCGTCGATCCCGTGCTGGCCGTCAAGGGCGAACGGGAGGCGTGGGCCGGGGTCCTGGACCAGCTCACCCTCGCGGACTTCATCGACTCCGGCGCGTACGACCGTCATCTCCGCCGGATGCGGCAGCGCTACCGCGACCGCCGCGACCGGCTCGTCACCGCCCTCGCCGAGCGCGCCCCGCACATCCGGGCCACCGGTGTCGCGGCCGGTCTGCACGCCGTGCTGGAACTGCCGCCCGGCACCGAGCAGTCCACCCTCAAGGCCGCCACCTGGCAGGGGCTCGCCGTGGACGGCCTGGCGGAATTCCGGCACCCGCAGGCCACGACACCCCGGGCCGACGGTCTGGTGGTCGGTTTCGGCACCCCGCCCGACCACGCCTACGGCGCCGCGCTGGACGCGCTGTGCCGGGCACTCCCCCCGGGCTGA
- a CDS encoding cupin domain-containing protein, with product MSGTEFPRPDDVVLVREADAEITADAPGSLITLIADSDRTGGAVTTNRTILDEGVAGAPPHFHTRATEMFFVLDGALQVLIDDRVVVLEKNDFLAVPPGTPHAFAPAPGSFADALLVFTPGMDRFEYYRLLDRVNKGEASVEEIKASSERFDNHYVDSPLWRETRAAGIR from the coding sequence ATGAGCGGCACCGAGTTCCCCCGCCCCGACGACGTCGTCCTCGTCCGTGAGGCCGACGCGGAGATCACCGCCGACGCCCCCGGCAGCCTGATCACCCTCATCGCCGACTCCGACCGCACGGGCGGCGCGGTGACCACCAACCGCACCATCCTCGACGAGGGCGTCGCCGGCGCGCCCCCGCACTTCCACACCCGGGCCACCGAGATGTTCTTCGTCCTCGACGGCGCGCTCCAGGTCCTCATCGACGACCGGGTGGTCGTCCTGGAGAAGAACGACTTCCTCGCCGTCCCCCCGGGCACGCCCCACGCCTTCGCCCCCGCGCCCGGCTCCTTCGCCGACGCCCTGCTCGTCTTCACCCCGGGCATGGACCGCTTCGAGTACTACCGGCTGCTCGACCGGGTCAACAAGGGCGAGGCGAGCGTCGAGGAGATCAAGGCGTCCTCGGAGCGCTTCGACAACCACTACGTCGACAGCCCCCTCTGGCGCGAGACCCGCGCCGCGGGCATCCGCTAG
- a CDS encoding rodlin: MLKKVLATAAVTASAVGAMTSPAMAIGDDRGDVANGNAAKTGYGNTKTGGKESPQMSLIQGTLNKPCLGIGKIGVQSILALINIGVQDIPILTSQQQQQCTDNSTISDGDDQLSHLISEIPVLSGNGSANGH, from the coding sequence GTGCTCAAGAAGGTTCTCGCCACGGCCGCGGTGACGGCTTCCGCCGTCGGCGCCATGACCAGCCCCGCGATGGCGATCGGCGACGATCGTGGTGACGTCGCCAACGGCAACGCTGCGAAGACCGGTTACGGCAACACCAAGACCGGGGGCAAGGAAAGCCCGCAGATGAGCCTGATCCAGGGCACGCTCAACAAGCCGTGCCTCGGCATCGGCAAGATCGGTGTCCAGTCGATCCTCGCGCTGATCAACATCGGCGTCCAGGACATCCCGATCCTCACCTCGCAGCAGCAGCAGCAGTGCACCGACAACTCGACGATCAGCGACGGCGACGACCAGCTCTCGCACCTCATCAGCGAGATCCCGGTGCTCTCGGGCAACGGCTCGGCGAACGGTCACTGA
- a CDS encoding rodlin, translating into MIKKVVATAAMSVSAVGTLAGPAMAIGNDGQDVANANGAAQMYGNTYTGGYMSPQMGLINGSLNKPCIGIGKLGAQSLIGLINIGLQDIPILSSQQQQMCTENSTINDGDDPLSHILDELPILSGNGSGNRADHHEHHEGRGKHRGDRHPDEHGHH; encoded by the coding sequence GTGATCAAGAAGGTAGTGGCCACGGCCGCGATGTCGGTTTCAGCGGTCGGTACCCTGGCCGGCCCCGCGATGGCGATCGGCAACGACGGCCAGGATGTCGCCAACGCCAACGGCGCCGCGCAGATGTACGGCAACACCTACACGGGCGGCTACATGAGCCCCCAGATGGGCCTGATCAACGGCTCCCTCAACAAGCCCTGCATCGGTATCGGGAAGCTCGGCGCCCAGTCGCTCATCGGCCTCATCAACATCGGCCTCCAGGACATCCCGATCCTGTCCTCGCAGCAGCAGCAGATGTGCACCGAGAACTCCACGATCAACGACGGCGACGACCCGCTGTCGCACATCCTGGACGAGCTCCCGATCCTCTCGGGCAATGGTTCCGGCAACCGCGCCGACCACCACGAGCACCACGAGGGACGCGGCAAGCACCGTGGCGACCGCCACCCCGACGAGCACGGCCACCACTGA
- a CDS encoding NADPH-dependent FMN reductase, whose protein sequence is MSGSPTDGPLRLAVIIGSVREGRLGPTIADWFADRARRRPEFEVDLIDLADVALGSVAPSPSPPPEIIQALGTLTPRLDAADAFVIVTPEYNHSYPAALKNAIDWHNPQFHAKPVAFVSYGGLAGGLRAVEHLRLVFAELHAVTTRDTVSFHNAWDLFDDNGRLKEPDGPGAAATILLDQLTWWAHALRHAKSTRPYDI, encoded by the coding sequence GTGTCCGGTAGCCCGACCGATGGCCCATTGCGGTTAGCCGTCATCATCGGCAGCGTGCGCGAGGGCCGGCTCGGTCCGACCATTGCCGACTGGTTCGCGGACCGGGCCCGCCGGCGGCCCGAGTTCGAGGTCGACCTGATCGACCTCGCGGACGTGGCACTGGGCTCCGTGGCCCCGTCCCCGAGCCCGCCGCCGGAGATCATCCAGGCGCTCGGCACACTGACGCCGCGCCTGGACGCGGCCGATGCCTTCGTCATCGTGACGCCCGAGTACAACCACAGTTATCCCGCGGCCCTGAAGAACGCGATCGACTGGCACAACCCCCAGTTCCACGCGAAACCGGTCGCCTTCGTCTCCTACGGCGGCCTGGCGGGGGGCCTGCGCGCGGTGGAGCACCTGCGGCTGGTCTTCGCCGAGCTGCACGCGGTCACCACCCGCGACACCGTCAGCTTCCACAACGCGTGGGACCTCTTCGACGACAACGGCCGCCTCAAGGAGCCCGACGGCCCGGGCGCCGCGGCCACGATCCTGCTCGACCAACTGACCTGGTGGGCCCACGCCTTGCGGCACGCCAAGTCCACGCGCCCGTACGACATCTGA
- a CDS encoding nucleotidyl transferase AbiEii/AbiGii toxin family protein gives MRLSGPHRLLLPDVLAVGAPYALVLGGGYALQAHGLVDRPSRTLDLVTETPTPMAEVASALRAGLEARGWRVADMTAEPLSARLAVRGPGPDAMAGPGDDGPSEVSAVDVVKETLWRPPVPGEYGPVLAVEDAVGLKVRALADLGLARDLVDVWSGSDRWSYAGLEEWGRRHGRDAFDPADLQARLERSEWIDDREFAAYGLDEAATAALRRWAQLWADDIAERLMEEAPVEDEL, from the coding sequence GTGAGGCTCTCCGGGCCGCACCGGCTGCTGCTGCCCGACGTGCTGGCGGTGGGCGCCCCGTACGCGCTCGTCCTCGGCGGTGGCTACGCCCTCCAGGCGCACGGACTGGTGGACCGCCCGAGCCGCACGCTGGACCTGGTCACCGAGACGCCGACACCGATGGCCGAGGTGGCGTCGGCCCTGCGGGCCGGCCTGGAGGCGAGGGGCTGGCGGGTGGCGGACATGACGGCCGAGCCGCTGTCGGCCCGCCTCGCGGTGCGGGGCCCGGGGCCCGATGCCATGGCAGGGCCGGGTGACGACGGTCCGAGTGAGGTGAGCGCGGTGGATGTCGTCAAGGAGACGCTGTGGCGGCCTCCGGTGCCGGGCGAGTACGGGCCCGTACTCGCCGTCGAGGACGCGGTCGGCCTGAAGGTGCGGGCGCTGGCGGACCTCGGGCTCGCCCGGGACCTCGTCGATGTGTGGTCCGGTTCCGACCGCTGGTCCTACGCCGGGCTGGAGGAATGGGGCCGGCGCCACGGGCGGGACGCGTTCGACCCGGCCGATCTTCAGGCACGTCTCGAACGGTCGGAGTGGATCGACGACCGGGAGTTCGCCGCGTACGGGCTCGACGAGGCCGCCACCGCCGCACTGCGCCGCTGGGCCCAGCTGTGGGCCGACGACATCGCCGAGCGGCTCATGGAGGAGGCCCCGGTGGAGGACGAGCTGTAA